A section of the Etheostoma cragini isolate CJK2018 chromosome 12, CSU_Ecrag_1.0, whole genome shotgun sequence genome encodes:
- the ripk1l gene encoding receptor-interacting serine/threonine-protein kinase 1 isoform X1, with protein MATAPQSLHMRSTDLIKKEALDYGGFGEVYLCYHVTLGQVVLKTLYTGPIRNEENKRSLLEEGNIMASLNHERVVKLLGVIMEDRDCSLVMELLPRGNLSDMLQKVPVPISIKGRIILEILEGMVYLTERKVIHKDIKPENILVDKDFHIKIADLGLATCQTWSKLTKEESRRKSCLGQSAGVRGAGTLSYMAPEHLESIHTPSTEKSDVYSFAIVVWVILTREEPYANARSDEQISQCVRNGDRPAENLIPDNTLVEIIHLMKRCWDHTPLQRPTFTEGYDFFFPIYTEKLEPHVEEDLQDLRISYEGPDDLVEKMKSLSIDPDFFYLADCPAPLLSSDRSVPVPVEASIEDMHDIQYESLVESVQTDAKAVRSRPVLEEKLGRELQYHKLGSYNCDPDVANSYHPNNLNPFLHDHFSPSDHAIGQPEKDRPSNASSVHSWTKAEPVQPTSQEEACYRPTGGLYDSMNSSTHTPSHLPMSSSSPSLSHFNQQHPLSHYDRQQSWPAYPVSDTSAPELSPGRLLTSSNNCLKQDPGSLFIQNARGIQIGNSNMMSIRSYDSFNSSSLSNTSANSLIEEGILKYEDHAVTEEHLDLLRDNIGGKWKRCARRLGLTKVEIETIEHDCFRDGLPEMVHQMLDRWKMKEGSVGCTIGKLCRAMKGSVNVDVIQNILDACSSSS; from the exons ATGGCCACCGCGCCACAATCACTTCATATGAGATCGACTGATCTCATCAAGAAAGAGGCCCTGGACTACGGAGGATTTGGAGAAGTTTACCTGTGCTACCATGTTACCCTCGGCCAGGTGGTGTTGAAGACCTTGTATACAGGCCCTATTCGCAATGA GGAGAATAAAAGGTCGCTGCTGGAGGAGGGAAACATCATGGCAAGCCTGAACCATGAACGGGTGGTCAAGTTGCTGGGTGTGATCATGGAAGATAGAGACTGCTCACTAGTTATGGAACTCCTACCCAGAGGCAACCTGTCGGACATGCTACAGAAG GTCCCTGTGCCAATATCCATCAAAGGCAGAATCATCTTAGAGATTTTGGAAGGGATGGTGTATCTCACAGAGAGAAAAGTCATACACAAGGACATTAAGCCTGAAAACATATTAGTGGACAAGGATTTTCACATCAAG ATTGCAGACCTTGGCCTGGCCACCTGTCAGACATGGAGCAAACTCACAAAGGAGGAATCTCGCAGGAAGAGTTGTTTAGGTCAATCAGCAGGGGTGAGAGGTGCCGGCACACTGAGCTACATGGCCCCTGAGCACCTGGAGAGTATACATACACCCTCTACTGAGAAGTCTGACGTCTACAGCTTTGCAATTGTGGTTTGGGTCATCCTCACAAGGGAAGAGCCATATGCAA ATGCAAGAAGTGACGAACAAATCAGCCAGTGTGTCCGAAACGGCGACCGACCCGCAGAGAATCTTATTCCAGACAACACGCTTGTAGAGATAATTCATCTCATGAAGAGGTGCTGGGATCACACACCGCTGCAGCGGCCAACgtttacag AGGGCTACGACTTCTTCTTTCCTATTTACACGGAAAAGCTTGAACCCCACGTAGAGGAAGATTTACAGGATCTGAGg ATTTCATATGAAGGCCCAGATGACCTTGTTGAGAAGATGAAATCTTTATCAATCGACCCAGATTTTTT TTACCTTGCAGATTGCCCGGCTCCTTTGTTGAGTTCAGACAGAAGTGTACCTGTGCCTGTTGAAGCCAGTATTGAGGACATGCATGACATCCAATATGAGTCACTTGTGGAGTCTGTTCAGACAGACGCCAAGGCAGTCAGGTCCCGTCCAGTTTTGGAGGAGAAACTGGGTCGGGAGCTTCAGTACCACAAACTTGGTAGCTATAACTGTGACCCTGACGTTGCCAACTCCTACCATCCAAACAACTTAAATCCTTTCCTGCATGACCACTTCAGCCCTTCAGATCACGCTATCGGGCAACCCGAAAAAGACAGACCCTCTAATGCATCCTCTGTCCATTCCTGGACAAAAGCTGAACCGGTGCAGCCCACCAGCCAGGAAGAGGCTTGTTATCGCCCTACTGGTGGTCTCTATGACTCTATGAACTCTTCCACACATACTCCATCCCACTTGCCAATGTCTTCCAGCAGCCCTTCTCTATCACACTTTAACCAGCAACATCCACTTTCCCACTATGACCGCCAGCAGTCCTGGCCAGCTTACCCAGTGTCTGATACATCTGCTCCTGAACTCAGTCCTGGGCGGCTCCTGACCTCTTCCAATAACTGCTTAAAGCAAGATCCAG GATCTCTTTTCATTCAAAATGCCAGGGGGATCCAGATTGGGAACAGCAACATGATGAGTATCAGAAGTTACGATTCCTTCAACAGTTCCTCACTTTCTAACACCTCAGCTAACTCTCTTATTGAAGAAGGCATTCTAAAATATG AGGACCATGCTGTGACCGAGGAGCACCTTGATCTGCTGAGAGACAACATCGGAGGCAAATGGAAGCGTTGTGCTCGGCGACTAGGTCTGACCAAGGTGGAAATAGAGACCATTGAGCATGACTGTTTCCGGGACGGCCTTCCAGAGATGGTGCACCAGATGCTGGATCGTTGGAAAATGAAGGAAGGAAGTGTTGGCTGCACAATTGGGAAGCTTTGTCGTGCCATGAAAGGCAGCGTAAACGTAGATGTCATCCAGAACATATTAGACGCCTGCAGTTCATCATCTTAG
- the ripk1l gene encoding receptor-interacting serine/threonine-protein kinase 1 isoform X2 translates to MATAPQSLHMRSTDLIKKEALDYGGFGEVYLCYHVTLGQVVLKTLYTGPIRNEENKRSLLEEGNIMASLNHERVVKLLGVIMEDRDCSLVMELLPRGNLSDMLQKVPVPISIKGRIILEILEGMVYLTERKVIHKDIKPENILVDKDFHIKIADLGLATCQTWSKLTKEESRRKSCLGQSAGVRGAGTLSYMAPEHLESIHTPSTEKSDVYSFAIVVWVILTREEPYANARSDEQISQCVRNGDRPAENLIPDNTLVEIIHLMKRCWDHTPLQRPTFTEGYDFFFPIYTEKLEPHVEEDLQDLRISYEGPDDLVEKMKSLSIDPDFFPADCPAPLLSSDRSVPVPVEASIEDMHDIQYESLVESVQTDAKAVRSRPVLEEKLGRELQYHKLGSYNCDPDVANSYHPNNLNPFLHDHFSPSDHAIGQPEKDRPSNASSVHSWTKAEPVQPTSQEEACYRPTGGLYDSMNSSTHTPSHLPMSSSSPSLSHFNQQHPLSHYDRQQSWPAYPVSDTSAPELSPGRLLTSSNNCLKQDPGSLFIQNARGIQIGNSNMMSIRSYDSFNSSSLSNTSANSLIEEGILKYEDHAVTEEHLDLLRDNIGGKWKRCARRLGLTKVEIETIEHDCFRDGLPEMVHQMLDRWKMKEGSVGCTIGKLCRAMKGSVNVDVIQNILDACSSSS, encoded by the exons ATGGCCACCGCGCCACAATCACTTCATATGAGATCGACTGATCTCATCAAGAAAGAGGCCCTGGACTACGGAGGATTTGGAGAAGTTTACCTGTGCTACCATGTTACCCTCGGCCAGGTGGTGTTGAAGACCTTGTATACAGGCCCTATTCGCAATGA GGAGAATAAAAGGTCGCTGCTGGAGGAGGGAAACATCATGGCAAGCCTGAACCATGAACGGGTGGTCAAGTTGCTGGGTGTGATCATGGAAGATAGAGACTGCTCACTAGTTATGGAACTCCTACCCAGAGGCAACCTGTCGGACATGCTACAGAAG GTCCCTGTGCCAATATCCATCAAAGGCAGAATCATCTTAGAGATTTTGGAAGGGATGGTGTATCTCACAGAGAGAAAAGTCATACACAAGGACATTAAGCCTGAAAACATATTAGTGGACAAGGATTTTCACATCAAG ATTGCAGACCTTGGCCTGGCCACCTGTCAGACATGGAGCAAACTCACAAAGGAGGAATCTCGCAGGAAGAGTTGTTTAGGTCAATCAGCAGGGGTGAGAGGTGCCGGCACACTGAGCTACATGGCCCCTGAGCACCTGGAGAGTATACATACACCCTCTACTGAGAAGTCTGACGTCTACAGCTTTGCAATTGTGGTTTGGGTCATCCTCACAAGGGAAGAGCCATATGCAA ATGCAAGAAGTGACGAACAAATCAGCCAGTGTGTCCGAAACGGCGACCGACCCGCAGAGAATCTTATTCCAGACAACACGCTTGTAGAGATAATTCATCTCATGAAGAGGTGCTGGGATCACACACCGCTGCAGCGGCCAACgtttacag AGGGCTACGACTTCTTCTTTCCTATTTACACGGAAAAGCTTGAACCCCACGTAGAGGAAGATTTACAGGATCTGAGg ATTTCATATGAAGGCCCAGATGACCTTGTTGAGAAGATGAAATCTTTATCAATCGACCCAGATTTTTTCCCGGCAG ATTGCCCGGCTCCTTTGTTGAGTTCAGACAGAAGTGTACCTGTGCCTGTTGAAGCCAGTATTGAGGACATGCATGACATCCAATATGAGTCACTTGTGGAGTCTGTTCAGACAGACGCCAAGGCAGTCAGGTCCCGTCCAGTTTTGGAGGAGAAACTGGGTCGGGAGCTTCAGTACCACAAACTTGGTAGCTATAACTGTGACCCTGACGTTGCCAACTCCTACCATCCAAACAACTTAAATCCTTTCCTGCATGACCACTTCAGCCCTTCAGATCACGCTATCGGGCAACCCGAAAAAGACAGACCCTCTAATGCATCCTCTGTCCATTCCTGGACAAAAGCTGAACCGGTGCAGCCCACCAGCCAGGAAGAGGCTTGTTATCGCCCTACTGGTGGTCTCTATGACTCTATGAACTCTTCCACACATACTCCATCCCACTTGCCAATGTCTTCCAGCAGCCCTTCTCTATCACACTTTAACCAGCAACATCCACTTTCCCACTATGACCGCCAGCAGTCCTGGCCAGCTTACCCAGTGTCTGATACATCTGCTCCTGAACTCAGTCCTGGGCGGCTCCTGACCTCTTCCAATAACTGCTTAAAGCAAGATCCAG GATCTCTTTTCATTCAAAATGCCAGGGGGATCCAGATTGGGAACAGCAACATGATGAGTATCAGAAGTTACGATTCCTTCAACAGTTCCTCACTTTCTAACACCTCAGCTAACTCTCTTATTGAAGAAGGCATTCTAAAATATG AGGACCATGCTGTGACCGAGGAGCACCTTGATCTGCTGAGAGACAACATCGGAGGCAAATGGAAGCGTTGTGCTCGGCGACTAGGTCTGACCAAGGTGGAAATAGAGACCATTGAGCATGACTGTTTCCGGGACGGCCTTCCAGAGATGGTGCACCAGATGCTGGATCGTTGGAAAATGAAGGAAGGAAGTGTTGGCTGCACAATTGGGAAGCTTTGTCGTGCCATGAAAGGCAGCGTAAACGTAGATGTCATCCAGAACATATTAGACGCCTGCAGTTCATCATCTTAG